tttcttttaatgttGTTAATGGTGATGTTCAGACAAGATTTTGCACACCTCGAGTATTCCATTCATTCcattaccctttcttttcttttcttctgtctcataattttccaaaaaaaaataatccaattACAAAAAACCATAACATTCCTGTATGTGGCCTTTTTCCGGGTTTCTCAATTTAGATATGATGTTTTTCTATGACCTTCATGTTTGATTGTTCAATCTGGAAGTGAATACTAGTTCTTTGACTTTCTCTAATCCATATTGGACTTAGTATGGTAGAAATGTTATGAGCAATATTTTCCTTGGACAGTTATATGCACTTCATGACAACTGTTTTTTCTGTCCTTTGGATGTCTGCTGCTAAGATCACCCTTTGTGCTTCTGTCCACCTTTCCTATCGATATGCTTTCCTTGATTATAGTGGTACAGCACCTTTGTTGCCCAAATTATAATGAGAAACTGAAAAGTTGGCTGTCCTTCATACATGGCAGGAAAAAGGTAATAAATATGTCAAGATGGGCAAGAAGCATTACTCGGATGCTATTTATTGCTATACAAGGGCAATAAATCAGAATGCTTTAAGTGATGCAGAGCAGTCAATTCTCTATTCAAATAGAGCTCATGTCAATCTTCTCTTGGGGAATTATAGACGTGCACTCCAGGATGCAGAAGATGCaaccaaattaaatccaagTAATGTTAAGGTATGCTTTTTATTACTATGCATTACATGTGTTGTATTATGGGCCATAGTTTCCTGCGAGTGCTGCATGTTCTTGGAGTATGTGACATCAATTTGTACTTTATTCATAGGCTCTTTATAGAGCAGCGAAAGCATCATTTTCGCTGAATCTGTTGGCTGAAGCAAAAGGGCTCTGTGAAAAAGGTCTTCAGCACTCGTCATCTAATGAAGAACTGAAGAACCTTGCTAAGCAAATTGATATAAAGAAAACACAAAAGGAACGACGTGATGCTGAAGTGTCTGAAGCAGTATCTTCTGCTAAGGTCTACTACTATATTTTTATCTGGATATAACAATTGTTCATTCTGGTAGCTTCTCACCACTTAATGTAAACTATACAGGCCCTTGTTTCTGCATTTGAGACTAGAGGATTAAAGATTGGGAAGCCCATGTATCAAGAACTCACTGGACTAAAAAAGCCAACATTGGACAAGAATAATATTCTTCATTGGCCCGTTCTTCTTCTATATCCAGAGGTCATGTCCAGCGACTTCATAGAGGAGTTCTGTGAGACTGACATGTTTTCAGCTCATCTTGATATGATATcctttgttatatatatacaaaaacgACAAACACAAATTGTTAAACCAAATGTGGTTCCCTCTGCGTTAACACCAGCTTGACTAATCTTTCTTATGTAACTAAAGAAAATTATTGTTTTTCCATTATCTTGAAGGATTTTGTTCATCTTTAGCTTCCACACATGTTTTCAGAAGGTTGTCCACATCTGCCATGGGACAAAGAAAATGCTTACACTCGTGGTGCTGTCGAGCTGTATTATGAGGTATTTAATGTTACATCATCTATTGTTGCAACAATTTTTTTACGTTTTCCATTTTTCATGTATTTCGGAGAATCATCCAATTGCATAACCCAAATGCGAGCATCTATTGGGCTCCATTGAACATGGTGTTCTACTACATAGATGGCCAACATACTGCTGTGTGTTCAAAATCTGGCACATCAACTTAAAAAGAATTTCAGTACAATGAAGTCTAAATAAAAAGACACTCACATTGTTGGTAATTGAATTTTGTGGTTTGACTTGACAAAATTAATAGGATTAGAGTTGAACTTTTTCATGTTTGAACTTTGAAGTCAATTGAATAAATATGTGTAGGTACAACGCCTTTTGGTTCTGTATGATCTGATTGTCAAATTAGACGTAGGCATTGGAGTAGATCTCCACTAAAAAGACAAAGAACACCCTAAATTAGAATACATTACTTTGCGTCAATATAAGAGGTGCATCCCCCTAGAATTTTTTGATCTATTGTACCTCACAAGGGAATGGCAAGCCTTGTGAAAAATTCTTTTATCAAATTGGGCATATAGCATCCACATTTAATTGAGAATGAAGGAAATGTAGATTTGTAGTAGCGCTGTATAGGAGGCTGAAGCACTAGCCTCTTTAggacttgaaatatttcatcaGGGTAGTGTGAAATTTAATGTGTCTCACAACCGAGAAAAAATAGTtttgggagggggggggggtcaTTTTGGTTTTGCATCTGGACAAATAGGTTCAATATATGAGAGAATTAAGGATACCCACCAAAAAGACTAATCCAATCCATAAGGATGTACCAGAAAATACAACATTTTTGTTACTCGACCACCCATCAGGAGAAGCAAATACTATACAAACTGCTTATTCATTCCATTTGTGCGCCCACAAGATAGAGAAACCAGGATTTGTTTTGTTTACGCTGTTGTCCATTGTTAAGTAGTCTTCCATTCTCCATCTAAAGGTAAAATATTCTATGAGAGATCATTTTCATACCTTTATGTTCACATGATTTATAAGAAATATTGCATATCACAAAGCTGTCATGTTGGGTTGCTGTTCATTTTTTTACTTCTGGGCTTGCTTTTTTGTGGATGCTGGCCAACGGGGACTTTACTGACTTCATGATAGTCTCCTGGGAGTAATACATAATATTCCCATTTTCTACCGACTTTGTAGTCCAAATGATAGCAACTGTGCAGTTTCTGAATGTGCATATAATCTGCTTGAATTATTGGGGTAAAAATTGGGTTCTAGATTT
This DNA window, taken from Solanum dulcamara chromosome 3, daSolDulc1.2, whole genome shotgun sequence, encodes the following:
- the LOC129882697 gene encoding uncharacterized protein LOC129882697; protein product: MALWMEAGSEPKTEKELADLDAISALKESTSFELKEKGNKYVKMGKKHYSDAIYCYTRAINQNALSDAEQSILYSNRAHVNLLLGNYRRALQDAEDATKLNPSNVKALYRAAKASFSLNLLAEAKGLCEKGLQHSSSNEELKNLAKQIDIKKTQKERRDAEVSEAVSSAKALVSAFETRGLKIGKPMYQELTGLKKPTLDKNNILHWPVLLLYPEVMSSDFIEEFCETDMFSAHLDMMFSEGCPHLPWDKENAYTRGAVELYYEACVGVSLSKWDILRYLLEGTAASHVEDFGNEGSGSAQSSTKGIISQDVTRWVKINEKRTLYNVLKEPSCVVPGIPVFWVVSSNSSFYKDFKSGNWSPPELA